In the genome of SAR324 cluster bacterium, one region contains:
- the bioD gene encoding ATP-dependent dethiobiotin synthetase BioD translates to MTPLLCVAGARGVGKTSVAVALVSLLQQHLGRVIAWKPLDVNGIRYQIQDSDSDGERLHRATNMSEHINLLNPYLLNEDLPPLLAAQRDGVKVDEKVLSQRLELLRRRSDAVLMESLAELLGLWTTKHSGLELLQQWQARILWVSGIGRESLEQTLQAVTLLQQAGISCQLLLNNTTNELNADLLQYQWMMLEERLDLRVLGLLPYRIEENRRNATWLSDNLETTFLDQLLPPPVSPTV, encoded by the coding sequence ATGACCCCACTGCTCTGCGTAGCTGGTGCTAGAGGGGTTGGCAAGACTTCTGTGGCGGTGGCCCTGGTCTCCCTACTGCAGCAACATCTTGGAAGAGTGATCGCTTGGAAACCACTGGATGTCAATGGTATCAGGTATCAGATTCAGGACAGCGATAGCGATGGGGAACGCCTGCACCGAGCCACCAACATGTCGGAGCACATCAACCTGCTGAATCCCTACTTGCTCAATGAAGACTTGCCTCCACTATTAGCAGCACAACGGGACGGTGTAAAAGTCGACGAGAAAGTACTGAGTCAGCGTTTGGAGTTGTTACGAAGACGCTCTGATGCAGTGTTGATGGAGAGCCTTGCTGAATTGTTGGGCCTCTGGACCACCAAGCACAGCGGACTGGAGTTGCTGCAACAATGGCAGGCCAGAATTCTCTGGGTTAGTGGAATCGGGCGTGAGAGCCTGGAGCAAACGCTACAAGCAGTCACCCTACTTCAGCAGGCTGGGATCTCCTGTCAGTTGCTTCTCAACAACACAACCAACGAATTAAACGCTGATCTGCTCCAGTATCAATGGATGATGCTTGAAGAACGACTTGACCTGCGCGTGCTGGGCCTGCTCCCCTATAGGATCGAAGAAAATCGTCGCAATGCCACATGGTTGTCGGACAACCTGGAGACGACCTTTCTCGATCAGTTGCTGCCTCCACCAGTCAGCCCTACTGTCTGA